The following proteins are co-located in the Malus sylvestris chromosome 13, drMalSylv7.2, whole genome shotgun sequence genome:
- the LOC126596601 gene encoding DExH-box ATP-dependent RNA helicase DExH10-like isoform X2, whose translation MEESPTPAKRKEPEASEITETPTDEFPLKRRHLTRTCVHEVAVPSDYASTKDDSVYGTLSNPVYNGEAAKTYQFTLDPFQQISVACLERKESVLVSAHTSAGKTAVAEYAIAMAFRDKQRVIYTSPLKALSNQKYRELSQEFDDVGLMTGDVTLSPNASCLVMTTEILRGMLYRGSEVLKEVAWVIFDEIHYMKDRERGVVWEESIIFMPPAVKMVFLSATMSNATEFAEWICNLHKQPCHVVYTDFRPTPLQHYIFPVGGNGLYLVVDENEQFREENFVKLHDTFSKQKLGDGHRNNKASGRLAKGGNASGGSDIFKIVKMIMERKFQPVIIFSFSRRECEQHAMSMSKLDFNSQDEKDAVEQVFRNAILCLNEEDRELPAIELMLPLLQRGIAVHHSGLLPVIKELVELLFQEGLVKALFATETFAMGLNMPAKTVVFTAVKKWDGDSHRYIGSGEYIQMSGRAGRRGKDERGICIIMIDEQMEMNTLKDMVLGKPAPLVSTFRLSYYSILNLLSRAEGQFTAEHVIKNSFHQFQYEKALPGIGEKVSKLEEEAALLDASGEAEVAEYHKIKLDIAQLEKKMMSEITRPERVLYFLLPGRLVKIREGGTDWGWGVVVNVVKKPSSGLGTLSSRGGGYIVDTLLHCSPGSSENSSQPKPCPPRPGEKGEMHVVPVQLPLISALSKLRISIPSDLRPLEARQSILLAVQELGTRFPQGLPKLNPVKDMGIEDPEIVELVNQIEALEQKLYEHPLHKSQDVNQIKCFQRKAEVDHEIQQLKSKMRESQLQKFRDELKNRSRVLKKLGHIDAEGVVQLKGRAACLIDTGDELLVTELMFNGTFNDLDHHQIAAIASCFIPVDKSNEQIQLRTELARPLQQLQASARRIAEIQHECKLDVNIEEYVESTVRPFLMDVIYCWSKGASFAEVTQMTDIFEGSIIRAARRLDEFLNQLRAAAHAVGEVTLEEKFTGASESLRRGIMFANSLYL comes from the exons TTCAGCTGGTAAGACTGCAGTCGCAGAGTATGCGATTGCCATGGCTTTTAGAGACAAGCAGAGGGTTATATATACTTCGCCATTGAAGGCTTTGAGCAACCAGAAGTATAGAGAGCTCAGCCAGGAGTTTGATGATGTTGGATTGATGACTGGAGATGTTACACTCTCACCTAATGCTAGTTGTTTGGTTATGACTACTGAGATCCTTAGGGGAATGCTTTACAGGGGTTCAGAGGTTTTAAAGGAAGTCGCCTGGGTTATCTTCGATGAAATTCATTACATGAAGGATCGTGAAAGAGGGGTTGTTTGGGAAGAGAGTATTATATTTATGCCTCCAgctgttaaaatggtttttctTTCAGCCACAATGTCGAACGCGACTGAGTTTGCAGAGTGGATTTGTAATTTGCACAAACAACCTTGTCATGTGGTTTACACAGATTTTCGACCAACTCCTCTGCAGCATTACATTTTTCCAGTGGGTGGGAACGGGTTGTATCTTGTGGTGGATGAGAATGAACAATTCAGggaggaaaattttgtgaagcTTCATGATACTTTCTCAAAGCAGAAGTTGGGTGATGGTCACAGAAATAACAAGGCTAGTGGGAGACTTGCAAAAGGTGGGAATGCATCTGGGGGTTCAGACATATTCAAAATTGTGAAG ATGATTATGGAACGGAAGTTTCAGCCAGTTATAATTTTCAGCTTCAGTAGAAGAGAGTGTGAACAACATGCGATGTCCATGTCTAAGCTTGATTTTAACAGCCAAGACGAAAAGGATGCTGTTGAACAGGTTTTCCGTAATGCAATACTCTGCTTAAACGAGGAAGACAGGGAGTTGCCTGCTATTGAGTTAATGCTACCACTCCTTCAGCGAGGAATTGCTGTTCATCATTCCGGCCTTCTTCCTGTTATCAAGGAACTGGTAGAACTTCTTTTCCAAGAAGGCCTTGTAAAAGCCCTTTTTGCTACTGAGACA TTTGCAATGGGCTTAAATATGCCAGCAAAAACTGTTGTTTTCACAGCTGTTAAGAAGTGGGATGGTGATAGTCACCGGTATATCGGATCTGGTGAGTATATCCAG ATGAGTGGAAGGGCTGGGCGTCGTGGCAAAGATGAGCGGGGTATTTGTATCATAATGATTGATGAACAG ATGGAAATGAACACACTCAAGGATATGGTTTTGGGTAAACCAGCTCCTTTAGTTAGTACTTTCAGACTCAGCTATTACtcaattttgaatttgttgagCCGTGCGGAAGGCCAATTCACAGCTGAACACGTGATAAAGAATTCATTCCACCAATTTCAGTATGAAAAG GCTTTACCTGGTATAGGGGAAAAGGTCTCAAAGCTTGAGGAGGAAGCGGCATTGCTTGATGCATCAGGAGAG GCTGAAGTTGCTGAGTATCATAAGATAAAACTTGATATAGCTCAActtgagaagaaaatgatgtCAGAGATAACAAGACCTGAAAGAGTTCTGTATTTTCTTCTTCCTGGCCGCCTG GTCAAGATTAGGGAAGGTGGTACAGATTGGGGCTGGGGAGTTGTAGTTAATGTGGTTAAAAAGCCATCATCTGGGTTAGGCACACTGTCCTCGCGCGGTGGTGGGTATATAGTGGATACTTTGCTCCACTGTTCTCCTGGTTCAAGTGAGAACAGTTCACAGCCAAAACCTTGTCCTCCTCGTCCTGGAGAAAAGGGTGAAATGCATGTA GTCCCTGTACAATTGCCCCTGATTTCTGCTCTAAGCAAACTCAGAATATCAATCCCTTCTGATTTGCGGCCGTTGGAGGCGAGGCAAAGTATTCTTCTAGCAGTTCAGGAGCTGGGAACTCGTTTTCCACAAGGCCTTCCAAAGCTGAATCCTGTAAAG GATATGGGCATTGAAGATCCTGAAATTGTTGAGTTAGTCAATCAAATAGAGGCTCTTGAGCAGAAATTATACGAACATCCACTGCATAAG TCTCAAGATGTGAACCAGATTAAATGCTTTCAAAGGAAAGCAGAGGTGGATCATGAAATTCAACAACTTAAGTCCAAAATGCGTGAGTCCCAG CTTCAAAAATTTCGTGATGAACTTAAGAACCGTTCACGGGTCTTGAAGAAGCTTGGTCATATCGATGCCGAGGGTGTTGTCCAATTAAAGGGGCGGGCAGCCTGCTTGATAGACACAGGAGATGAACTCCTTGTTACTGAACTGATGTTTAATG GTACATTCAACGATTTGGATCATCATCAAATTGCAGCAATTGCAAGTTGTTTTATTCCAGTAGATAAATCAAATGAGCAGATACAATTGAGGACGGAGCTTGCTAGACCATTACAACAACTCCAAGCGAGTGCAAGAAGAATAGCAGAG ATACAACATGAATGCAAATTAGATGTAAACATTGAAGAGTACGTTGAATCAACAGTGAGACCATTCTTGATGGATGTGATCTACTGTTGGTCAAAG GGTGCAAGTTTCGCGGAAGTTACACAAATGACAGATATATTTGAGGGTAGTATCATTAGAGCTGCTAGAAGACTTGATGAATTTTTGAACCAG TTGCGTGCCGCTGCTCATGCTGTGGGGGAAGTTACTTTGGAAGAGAAATTCACTGGAGCAAGTGAAAGCCTCCGGCGAGGTATCATGTTTGCAAATTCCCTGTATTTGTAG